From a region of the Corallococcus coralloides DSM 2259 genome:
- the dapF gene encoding diaminopimelate epimerase, whose product MDASERIFKYHGLGNDFVVLDRRRTGVDIDAEQSRWLCDRRRGIGADGVLAILPSSRGLARMVVHNADGSIAEMCGNGLRCAVKYLVDHSGQHPALIDVETGAGVLTCEPGYGDGGVVGVDISMGPARLVAANLPSGTTGQPFVGAPVPGHEGLLGTAVNMGNPHLVLLDQPLEAAERLGPGLERHPAFPDRTNVEFVRVDEDGLTVVVWERGCGLTQACGTGACASAVAAVLAKRLPSNAWLRVTLPGGDLRIRVPDDLSDIRLRGPVAFVFEGVVALPRAR is encoded by the coding sequence GTGGACGCAAGCGAACGCATCTTCAAGTACCACGGCCTGGGCAACGACTTCGTCGTCCTGGACCGGCGCCGCACCGGCGTGGACATCGACGCGGAGCAGTCCCGCTGGCTGTGCGACCGGCGCCGGGGCATCGGCGCGGACGGGGTGCTCGCCATCCTCCCGTCGTCCCGCGGCCTTGCCCGCATGGTCGTCCACAACGCCGACGGCAGCATCGCGGAGATGTGCGGCAACGGCCTGCGCTGTGCGGTGAAGTATCTGGTGGACCACTCCGGCCAGCACCCCGCGCTCATCGACGTGGAGACCGGGGCCGGCGTCCTCACCTGCGAGCCCGGCTACGGCGATGGCGGCGTCGTCGGCGTGGACATCTCCATGGGCCCGGCCCGGCTGGTGGCCGCGAACCTGCCCTCCGGGACGACCGGCCAGCCCTTCGTGGGCGCCCCCGTGCCCGGCCATGAGGGTCTGCTCGGCACCGCGGTGAACATGGGCAACCCGCACCTGGTGCTCCTGGACCAGCCCCTGGAGGCCGCCGAGCGCCTGGGCCCCGGCCTGGAGCGGCACCCCGCCTTCCCGGACCGCACCAACGTGGAGTTCGTCCGCGTGGACGAGGACGGCCTCACCGTCGTCGTCTGGGAGCGCGGCTGCGGCCTCACCCAGGCCTGTGGGACGGGCGCGTGTGCGTCCGCCGTGGCGGCCGTGCTGGCGAAGCGCCTGCCCTCGAATGCCTGGCTGCGCGTCACGCTGCCGGGCGGCGACCTGAGAATCCGCGTTCCGGACGACCTGTCCGACATCCGGCTCCGAGGCCCCGTGGCCTTCGTCTTCGAAGGCGTTGTCGCGCTTCCAAGGGCCCGATAG
- a CDS encoding methyltransferase domain-containing protein: protein MGPSELLPRYIFAESLFARRRVLEVDAVASTGGESARFLVERGARTVVACDADVAAVEAAQKAHAHPQVRYRANVYDDLEAGSFDLVLVTDLAPYVRAPELLAELARLVARQGFLVGGLRNIAGLALPQLLEPEETVPPTYGQLLDALTAHFPHVEVATQSPVLGYQLAFERGEGLQVDGSLVRHSEAAYFVVMAGLEPARVVDPTWVQLPPEPLAFTRGKLDEVAARAKTWEERAGRLKEAVSKLRAEIGDREAEVVALKPALEGARHDMARLTAQLEQARGTVESARERDDLSSRLRRRELELQVATERIADADRRLTAQRLEVEAAQRAQADAGVQVLAAQETLRLERARREETAATLDEARERLTQAYTEVRALQDELGSLRIDRERDRLAAERAQDSAEDRRRQAEAARERELRIAEQYSTALAAVEHLKADLARAQESARTAGDAVPVKDAELARARRELAEAQQRMHSAEGARKDAEARLAEREALQRGLETELASARAAEERLRQELEGRAQSESAARALAARLEEELHAAGLRLESLEAEQKRVESAQHVAGQRLAAAETERVRVEAALVQAIDAERGQAQARLDEALAQARAEADERVTNALAAAHADADSRQERALAEAREQEEARLAKALEDERAYAELALTEAREQAEARLAQALEEARSDAAARLAQSLEEARSDADARVERALADAREAAQALEANRSDADTRVERALAEAREAARADADARVERAVADAAQALEAARADADARVERAVADAAQALEAARADADARVERALAEARADADARMAKALADAAAERAAALAEAEHRREQALTEVRATASAQRSRQLADVEARTEQALAEARAEAEAERAQALAEARAESEAERVRQLEEAEVRAARMLAEVRAEVEARAATALADARAESSGQTEQVLANVRAEAEARLAAAEARAAEALEAAVEQTRSEARDTLAREVWEHGARLAESNQAREAAEARNTELEATLRSLRQELTDSEALAALIQEDLAREQKARASVQAELDAAREALSNEQERAARWEALLADTQAQLLSEREQQARAQVALANLQESLDAERALRSKLEGSESSWNEAQSALEADRLRLDAALGVARTVLEEERSQRARLEASLAQLQQDSASALEEERARAEASRVSAQEARAQLETDLSAARAARLSTEAAFEQTRQTLSEVQASFAEAQRTNEAALLELRQSHAASADEVRGYVRELEEARTALAEAKQSQSALDATVRELRAELTEARRSEVEALSSLDDARTQEARDRESRAKDETALRSELETLRAESAAQRERLTEAEQARAAVQARLAEVEARLATETTRGTTLEQALAEAESRLAAVSSQRAELEQALADAKARHAADAARLTSLEQSLADAESQQTTETERHASLARTLAEAEARLAAESTRRAELEAALAEAEARQAAESTRRAELEAALAEAEARQTAESTRRAELEAALAEAEARQIAESTRRAELEASLSEVDVRQAAESTRRSELEATIASAESTIAAESARRSELEASLKDAEARLSTLEQALADAETRAASETSRRVGLEASLTEVEFRLAAETSNLSALEDSLAQAEARLAEGSQSQDAARESEARAARLTESLTAREQELREASALRVSMEAQLEGALSRTERQQQDLDELRAQLGLKEQELTALRAETARLGAAHQELMRLGSELQRAHAALHERSQQVGRLEAELVDASDRLAATREHAEVLVVQLETARRFAGKATNLESALEGLRAELETARAEAARLTETVQTGNERTATLEAQLADLTTRAERERTDLEARLAEASAQAGTEQAELELRLTEALTSAGTDKATLELRLNEALARASMEKSELETRFNERLASTEAEKAELETRLNELLANAGTEKSELETRLNELLANAGTEKAELETRLNELLANAGTEKAELETRLAETLAQAGTERAELEARLAELTEQAREEKSSIEAQLADATARAAAERAELEARIADLTAQADSANAERDARLSEAQARASTEQAELEARLARSAEQTREALAAMEARLATALEDARTEQAALESRVAALTQAAADAEAHARRADSERERLQSDLTVARAARVRLEGRTNSLETAAADAARLLDTERAERDQLSARIREQQARLEALETERETLVQALEEAKSATPAPPEDVLEMAAEMEVLQAHVEKMQDQLAAREAELAELRRASSAPAAPGSARRAMPALDVPASPKKVGERE from the coding sequence ATGGGGCCCAGCGAGCTGCTGCCCCGCTACATCTTCGCGGAGAGCCTGTTCGCGCGCCGGCGCGTGCTCGAGGTCGACGCCGTGGCGTCCACGGGCGGCGAGAGCGCGCGCTTCCTGGTGGAGCGCGGCGCGCGCACCGTGGTGGCGTGCGACGCGGACGTGGCCGCGGTGGAGGCGGCGCAGAAGGCCCATGCGCACCCGCAGGTTCGCTACCGCGCCAACGTCTATGACGACCTGGAGGCGGGAAGCTTCGACCTGGTGCTGGTGACGGACCTGGCGCCCTACGTGCGGGCGCCGGAGCTGTTGGCGGAGCTGGCGCGGCTGGTGGCGCGGCAGGGCTTCCTGGTGGGCGGCCTGCGCAACATCGCGGGGCTGGCGCTGCCTCAGCTGCTGGAGCCGGAAGAGACGGTGCCGCCCACGTACGGGCAGCTCCTGGACGCGCTCACGGCGCACTTCCCCCATGTGGAGGTGGCCACGCAGTCGCCGGTGCTGGGCTACCAGCTCGCGTTCGAGCGGGGCGAAGGGCTGCAGGTGGACGGCTCGCTCGTGCGGCACAGCGAGGCGGCGTACTTCGTGGTGATGGCGGGCCTGGAGCCGGCGCGAGTGGTGGACCCCACGTGGGTGCAGCTGCCGCCGGAGCCGCTGGCCTTCACGCGCGGCAAGCTGGACGAGGTCGCGGCCCGGGCGAAGACGTGGGAGGAGCGGGCCGGGCGGCTGAAGGAGGCGGTGTCGAAGCTCCGCGCGGAGATTGGCGACCGCGAGGCGGAGGTCGTGGCGCTCAAGCCGGCGCTGGAGGGTGCCCGTCACGACATGGCGCGGCTGACCGCGCAGCTGGAGCAGGCTCGGGGCACGGTGGAGTCCGCGCGTGAGCGGGACGACCTGAGCAGTCGGCTGCGGCGCCGTGAGCTGGAGTTGCAGGTCGCGACGGAGCGGATCGCGGATGCGGACCGGCGGCTGACGGCGCAGCGCCTGGAGGTGGAGGCGGCGCAGCGTGCGCAGGCGGACGCGGGCGTGCAGGTGCTGGCCGCGCAGGAGACGCTGCGGCTGGAGCGGGCGCGGCGCGAGGAGACGGCGGCGACGCTGGACGAGGCTCGCGAGCGGCTGACGCAGGCGTACACGGAGGTGCGCGCGCTGCAGGATGAGCTGGGCTCGCTGCGCATCGACCGGGAGCGGGACCGGCTGGCGGCGGAGCGCGCGCAGGACTCGGCCGAGGACAGGCGGCGTCAGGCGGAGGCGGCTCGCGAGCGGGAGCTGCGCATCGCGGAGCAGTACTCGACGGCGCTCGCGGCGGTGGAGCACCTGAAGGCGGATCTGGCGCGCGCGCAGGAGTCGGCGCGGACGGCGGGCGACGCGGTTCCGGTGAAGGACGCGGAGCTGGCGCGGGCGCGCCGGGAGCTCGCCGAGGCCCAGCAGCGGATGCACTCCGCCGAAGGGGCGCGCAAGGACGCGGAGGCGCGGCTCGCGGAGCGCGAGGCGTTGCAGCGCGGCCTGGAGACGGAGCTTGCCAGCGCGCGTGCGGCGGAAGAGCGGCTGCGGCAGGAGCTGGAGGGCCGCGCGCAGTCGGAGTCGGCGGCCCGGGCGCTGGCGGCGCGGTTGGAGGAGGAGCTTCACGCGGCCGGGCTGCGCCTGGAGTCGCTGGAGGCGGAGCAGAAGCGGGTTGAGTCCGCGCAGCACGTAGCGGGGCAGCGGCTGGCGGCGGCGGAGACGGAGCGCGTCCGCGTGGAGGCCGCGCTCGTTCAGGCCATCGACGCGGAGCGGGGCCAGGCGCAGGCGCGGCTGGACGAGGCGCTGGCCCAGGCTCGGGCCGAGGCCGATGAGCGGGTGACGAACGCGCTGGCCGCCGCGCACGCGGACGCGGATTCGCGGCAGGAGCGCGCGCTGGCGGAGGCCCGCGAGCAGGAGGAGGCGCGGCTCGCGAAGGCGCTGGAGGATGAACGGGCTTACGCGGAACTCGCGCTGACGGAGGCTCGTGAGCAGGCGGAGGCCCGGCTCGCGCAGGCGTTGGAGGAGGCCCGGTCCGACGCGGCGGCGCGGCTCGCTCAGTCGCTGGAGGAGGCCCGGTCCGATGCGGATGCCCGTGTCGAGCGTGCGTTGGCGGATGCGCGCGAGGCGGCTCAGGCGCTGGAGGCGAACCGGTCCGACGCGGATACCCGTGTCGAGCGTGCGCTGGCGGAGGCGCGTGAGGCGGCTCGGGCCGATGCGGATGCCCGTGTCGAACGCGCGGTCGCGGACGCGGCTCAGGCGTTGGAGGCGGCTCGGGCCGATGCGGATGCCCGTGTCGAACGCGCCGTCGCGGACGCGGCTCAGGCGCTGGAGGCGGCGCGGGCCGATGCGGATGCTCGTGTCGAGCGGGCTCTGGCCGAAGCTCGGGCCGACGCGGATGCTCGGATGGCGAAGGCGCTCGCGGACGCCGCTGCTGAACGGGCAGCGGCCCTGGCGGAGGCGGAGCACCGACGCGAGCAGGCGCTCACCGAGGTCCGTGCCACGGCCTCGGCTCAGCGGAGCCGGCAACTGGCGGATGTCGAGGCTCGGACCGAGCAGGCTCTCGCGGAAGCGCGTGCCGAGGCGGAAGCCGAACGGGCCCAGGCGCTGGCCGAAGCCCGCGCCGAGTCCGAGGCCGAGCGGGTCCGGCAGTTGGAGGAAGCCGAGGTCCGCGCGGCGCGGATGCTCGCGGAGGTGCGTGCCGAAGTCGAAGCCCGCGCGGCCACCGCGCTCGCCGACGCCCGCGCCGAGTCGAGCGGCCAGACGGAGCAGGTGCTCGCCAACGTGCGTGCAGAGGCGGAGGCCCGGCTCGCGGCGGCGGAGGCTCGTGCCGCGGAGGCACTCGAGGCCGCGGTCGAACAGACCCGTTCCGAAGCCCGGGACACCCTGGCCCGTGAAGTGTGGGAACACGGGGCCCGGCTCGCGGAGTCGAACCAGGCGCGCGAAGCCGCCGAGGCGAGGAACACGGAGCTGGAGGCAACGCTCCGCTCGCTGCGGCAGGAGTTGACCGACTCGGAAGCCCTGGCGGCGCTCATCCAGGAGGACCTGGCTCGGGAGCAGAAGGCCCGGGCCTCGGTGCAGGCGGAGCTCGACGCGGCTCGCGAAGCGCTGAGCAACGAGCAGGAGCGCGCGGCTCGCTGGGAGGCGTTGCTCGCCGATACGCAGGCGCAGCTGTTGTCGGAGCGTGAGCAACAGGCCCGTGCACAGGTCGCGCTCGCGAACCTCCAGGAGTCGCTCGACGCGGAGCGGGCCCTGCGCTCCAAGCTGGAGGGTTCGGAGTCTTCGTGGAACGAGGCGCAGAGCGCACTGGAAGCGGACCGGCTGCGGCTGGATGCCGCGCTGGGCGTGGCGCGCACGGTCCTTGAGGAAGAGCGCTCGCAGCGGGCCCGGTTGGAGGCGTCGCTCGCCCAGCTCCAGCAGGACTCCGCTTCGGCGCTGGAAGAGGAGCGTGCCCGGGCTGAAGCCTCGCGGGTTTCGGCTCAGGAGGCCCGGGCGCAGCTCGAGACGGACCTGTCGGCGGCGCGTGCCGCGCGGCTGTCCACCGAGGCCGCCTTCGAGCAGACGCGCCAGACCCTTTCGGAGGTCCAGGCTTCCTTCGCCGAAGCGCAGCGGACGAACGAAGCCGCGCTGCTGGAGCTGCGGCAGTCGCACGCGGCGTCGGCGGACGAGGTGCGTGGTTACGTCCGGGAGCTGGAAGAGGCTCGCACCGCGCTGGCGGAGGCGAAGCAGTCTCAGTCGGCCCTGGATGCGACGGTGCGCGAGCTGCGCGCGGAGCTCACCGAGGCGCGGCGGTCCGAGGTCGAGGCGTTGTCCTCGCTCGATGATGCGCGTACTCAGGAGGCTCGCGATCGCGAGTCGCGCGCGAAGGATGAGACTGCGCTCCGCTCGGAGCTGGAGACGCTGCGCGCGGAGTCCGCGGCTCAGCGCGAGCGCCTGACCGAAGCGGAGCAGGCGCGGGCCGCTGTCCAGGCCCGGCTCGCGGAGGTCGAAGCCCGCCTCGCGACCGAGACCACGCGTGGGACCACGCTGGAGCAGGCCCTGGCGGAGGCGGAGTCTCGGCTTGCCGCCGTGTCCTCGCAGAGGGCCGAGCTGGAGCAGGCGCTCGCGGACGCGAAGGCCCGTCATGCAGCGGATGCCGCACGCCTGACTTCGCTGGAGCAGTCCCTGGCGGATGCGGAGTCCCAGCAGACCACGGAGACCGAGCGCCATGCATCGCTGGCGCGGACGCTCGCGGAGGCCGAGGCCCGGCTTGCCGCGGAGTCCACGCGCCGTGCTGAACTGGAAGCGGCGCTCGCGGAGGCTGAGGCCCGGCAGGCTGCCGAATCCACGCGCCGTGCTGAACTCGAAGCGGCGCTCGCGGAGGCGGAGGCCCGGCAGACCGCTGAGTCCACGCGTCGTGCTGAACTCGAAGCGGCGCTCGCGGAGGCTGAGGCCCGGCAGATCGCTGAATCCACTCGCCGTGCCGAACTGGAAGCATCGCTCTCGGAGGTCGATGTCCGGCAGGCCGCGGAGTCCACCCGCCGCTCCGAACTGGAAGCGACCATCGCCTCGGCGGAGTCCACGATCGCCGCCGAGTCCGCTCGCCGTTCCGAGCTGGAAGCTTCGTTGAAGGACGCGGAGGCCCGCCTCTCCACCCTGGAGCAGGCACTGGCGGACGCGGAGACGCGCGCCGCCTCCGAGACTTCGCGCCGGGTCGGACTGGAAGCCTCCCTGACGGAGGTCGAGTTCCGGCTCGCCGCGGAAACTTCGAACCTCAGCGCGCTGGAGGATTCGCTCGCGCAGGCGGAGGCCCGGCTCGCGGAGGGCTCGCAGTCGCAGGACGCGGCACGCGAGTCCGAAGCCCGGGCCGCGCGTCTCACGGAGTCCCTGACCGCGCGCGAACAGGAGCTGCGCGAGGCCAGCGCCCTGCGGGTCTCCATGGAAGCGCAACTGGAAGGCGCGCTCTCGCGGACCGAGCGACAGCAGCAGGACCTGGACGAGCTGCGCGCGCAGCTGGGGCTGAAGGAGCAGGAATTGACGGCCCTGCGCGCCGAGACGGCTCGCTTGGGCGCTGCTCACCAGGAGTTGATGCGCCTGGGCTCCGAGCTGCAACGGGCGCACGCCGCGCTGCATGAGCGGAGCCAGCAGGTCGGCCGGCTGGAAGCGGAGTTGGTGGACGCCAGCGACCGGCTCGCCGCGACGCGCGAGCACGCGGAAGTGCTCGTGGTGCAGCTCGAAACCGCACGCCGCTTCGCGGGCAAGGCCACGAACCTGGAGTCCGCGCTGGAAGGCCTGCGCGCGGAACTGGAAACCGCGCGCGCGGAAGCAGCCCGTCTCACGGAGACCGTCCAGACCGGGAACGAGCGCACCGCCACCCTGGAAGCACAGCTCGCGGACCTCACCACTCGCGCGGAGCGGGAACGGACCGACCTGGAAGCCCGGCTCGCGGAAGCCTCCGCCCAGGCCGGCACGGAGCAGGCCGAGCTGGAGCTGCGCCTGACCGAAGCGCTCACCAGCGCCGGCACGGACAAGGCCACCCTGGAGCTTCGCCTCAACGAAGCGCTCGCGCGAGCCAGCATGGAGAAGTCCGAGCTGGAGACGCGCTTCAACGAGCGCCTCGCAAGCACCGAGGCCGAGAAGGCCGAGCTGGAGACGCGCCTCAACGAGCTCCTCGCGAACGCCGGGACCGAGAAGTCCGAGCTGGAGACGCGCCTCAACGAACTCCTCGCGAACGCCGGGACCGAGAAGGCTGAGCTGGAGACGCGCCTCAACGAGCTCCTCGCGAACGCCGGGACGGAGAAGGCGGAACTCGAGACGCGCCTCGCCGAAACGCTCGCCCAGGCCGGCACGGAGCGGGCGGAACTCGAAGCCCGTCTCGCCGAACTCACCGAACAGGCCCGCGAGGAGAAGTCCTCCATCGAGGCCCAGCTCGCGGACGCCACCGCCCGCGCCGCGGCGGAGCGCGCCGAACTCGAGGCCCGCATCGCGGACCTCACCGCTCAAGCCGACTCCGCGAACGCGGAGCGCGACGCCCGTCTCTCGGAAGCCCAGGCGCGCGCCTCGACGGAACAGGCCGAACTCGAAGCCCGCCTCGCCCGGTCCGCCGAACAGACCCGCGAAGCCCTCGCCGCCATGGAGGCCCGGCTCGCCACGGCGCTCGAGGACGCGCGGACCGAACAGGCCGCGCTGGAGTCCCGCGTCGCCGCCCTGACCCAGGCCGCCGCCGACGCCGAGGCCCATGCCCGCCGCGCGGACTCCGAGCGCGAGCGCCTCCAGTCGGACCTGACGGTCGCCCGCGCCGCCCGCGTCCGCCTGGAGGGCCGGACCAACTCCCTGGAGACCGCCGCCGCGGATGCCGCGCGCCTCCTGGACACCGAGCGCGCTGAACGCGACCAGCTCTCCGCACGGATCCGCGAGCAGCAGGCCCGGCTGGAAGCGTTGGAGACCGAACGCGAAACCCTGGTCCAGGCCCTGGAGGAGGCGAAGTCCGCCACCCCGGCGCCCCCGGAGGACGTGCTGGAGATGGCCGCGGAGATGGAGGTCCTCCAGGCCCACGTGGAGAAGATGCAGGACCAGCTCGCCGCCCGGGAGGCCGAACTGGCCGAGCTGCGCCGCGCCAGCAGTGCCCCCGCTGCCCCTGGCTCCGCGCGCCGGGCCATGCCTGCCCTGGACGTTCCCGCCTCACCCAAGAAGGTCGGCGAGCGCGAATAA
- a CDS encoding DUF4388 domain-containing protein has product MAQVRKILIADPDLDSVRALSRALRTKGYQVHYAPDGSRALEVAVLRHPDLTLFDEACRLLDARTFVQILRTNPRTEDIPVVLTTSSLDSDRARGMRDGTLRKPFNLDEVLSRIEHIFRRNEAAKDLKSEQQEIEGSLSQLSIPDLMQILGMNKRNGRLSLERGSERGEITVSDGRTVNARLGRVEGEKALFRLLAWTEGNFTFTPGTSAARPRINRAMDDALLEGMRQSDEVNRLLPGLPPRHTRLMLAPEVDLSEEQHPVTAQVMELLRQPRALGEVLDLAPATDMEVLGVLSTLLQKGVARPTESEGQNLGAGDLIGAAEVHALRGRLLRTRTLAKVATAKVFVCGSGSSAARRILARVPGLEAMSADPTAVKSGFGTLGRLELSDVLNVDFCVLPPAEAARPLWRPFSAGAIGALLMDNSEPAVRLAHYLAWEVRIPIVVVGTEVPAPLQGAPAGVIAPGEDLTEALRAMLVQALNPAPTLPGVTQVQRASVTPP; this is encoded by the coding sequence TTGGCCCAGGTGCGGAAGATCCTCATCGCCGACCCCGACCTCGACTCGGTGCGCGCCCTGTCGCGTGCGCTGCGCACGAAGGGCTATCAGGTGCACTACGCGCCGGATGGCTCGCGGGCGCTGGAGGTCGCGGTGCTCCGGCACCCGGACCTGACGCTCTTCGACGAGGCGTGCCGGCTCTTGGACGCGCGCACGTTCGTGCAGATTCTCCGCACCAACCCGCGCACGGAAGACATCCCGGTGGTGCTCACCACGTCCAGCCTGGACTCGGACCGGGCGCGGGGCATGCGGGACGGCACGCTGCGCAAGCCCTTCAACCTGGATGAAGTGCTCAGCCGCATCGAGCACATCTTCCGGCGCAACGAAGCGGCCAAGGACCTCAAGAGCGAGCAGCAGGAAATCGAAGGTTCGCTCAGCCAGCTCAGCATCCCGGACCTCATGCAGATATTGGGCATGAACAAGCGCAACGGGCGCCTGTCGCTGGAGCGCGGTTCGGAGCGCGGGGAGATCACCGTCTCGGATGGGCGCACGGTGAACGCGCGGCTGGGGAGGGTGGAAGGGGAGAAGGCGCTGTTCCGGCTGTTGGCGTGGACGGAGGGCAACTTCACCTTCACGCCCGGCACCAGCGCCGCGCGTCCGCGCATCAACCGCGCCATGGACGACGCGCTGTTGGAAGGCATGCGCCAGTCGGACGAGGTGAACCGCCTGTTGCCGGGCCTGCCGCCGCGCCACACGCGGCTGATGCTGGCGCCGGAGGTGGACCTGTCCGAGGAGCAGCACCCGGTGACAGCGCAGGTGATGGAGCTGCTGCGCCAGCCACGCGCGCTGGGCGAGGTGCTGGACCTGGCGCCCGCCACGGACATGGAAGTGCTGGGCGTGCTGTCCACGCTGCTCCAGAAGGGCGTGGCGCGCCCCACGGAGAGCGAAGGCCAGAACCTGGGCGCGGGAGACCTCATCGGCGCGGCGGAGGTGCACGCGCTGCGCGGGCGCCTGCTCCGCACACGCACGCTGGCGAAGGTGGCGACGGCGAAGGTCTTCGTGTGTGGCAGCGGTTCGTCCGCGGCGCGCCGCATCCTGGCGCGGGTGCCGGGGCTGGAGGCGATGTCGGCGGACCCGACCGCGGTGAAGAGCGGCTTCGGGACGCTGGGACGCCTGGAGCTGAGCGACGTGCTGAACGTGGACTTCTGCGTGCTGCCGCCCGCGGAGGCCGCGCGTCCGCTGTGGCGTCCGTTCAGCGCGGGGGCCATTGGCGCGCTGTTGATGGACAACTCGGAGCCGGCGGTGCGGCTGGCGCACTACCTTGCCTGGGAGGTCCGCATCCCCATCGTGGTGGTGGGCACGGAGGTGCCGGCGCCGTTGCAGGGCGCTCCGGCCGGAGTGATTGCTCCAGGGGAGGACCTCACGGAGGCCCTGCGCGCCATGCTGGTCCAGGCGCTCAACCCCGCGCCCACGCTGCCCGGTGTCACGCAGGTGCAGCGTGCTTCCGTGACGCCCCCGTGA
- a CDS encoding response regulator: protein MAGPILVVDDDLFFRQLATDLLSRRGHRVVAVENATLALEEVGRATFDLVLTDVVMPGVDGFSLTARLRERDPEQEVILVSTRDDVQGSEVALRLGVADCLVKPVEESDLLLAVDRAMERAQLRHERARLQDENLEFARFHNLQQRCLELLSHPDLEWLQERVIADLGAVCDAQSAALWVVDDRGDLALRSYRGLLDKQFLPEKMSPEGPLSLRLREAAPWLARDERSPVLYVPLVAAGEVMGLAQLSDPLTGDFRLEHTRDAKVLADFAAVGVKNGRKLMALQRLGLRDRDTAAYNLSYFTDYASKEIYKARRYGRTFSLLTFSIDNLPLVRVRLGAQDAKKAVRGIIKALSKIIRDSDVIAKASDQEFYLLLPETDFFGAMMFVRRAVAAVRDEPDVQDVEQRLPLALVGGASTFPKDGEDFDELVHRCRRRMDERRASLQRRLMLDGLPFWDEVDLLLGTPNSPRLPTDDRAEPSRRGKVADVLFDELQVEIARELVRDPGSRGLLYVGGPEIRADLPLAVGLEQAPPDLSSRIYLLGRRVDLESHAALTPVFLEGDERVARHEFILWLSESASYALIQRRGRGATWGFHTSDTAVVDGLISKLQAEYDLQPY from the coding sequence GTGGCCGGTCCCATCCTCGTCGTCGACGACGACCTGTTCTTCCGACAACTCGCCACGGACCTGCTGTCGCGCCGGGGGCACCGCGTGGTGGCGGTGGAGAACGCCACCCTGGCCCTGGAAGAGGTGGGCCGGGCGACGTTCGACCTGGTGCTCACCGACGTGGTGATGCCCGGCGTGGACGGCTTCTCGCTCACCGCGCGCCTGCGCGAACGCGACCCCGAGCAGGAGGTCATCCTCGTCAGCACGCGCGACGACGTGCAGGGCTCGGAGGTCGCGCTGCGCCTGGGCGTGGCGGACTGCCTCGTCAAGCCCGTGGAGGAGTCCGACCTGCTGCTCGCGGTGGACCGCGCCATGGAGCGCGCCCAGCTGCGCCACGAGCGCGCCCGGCTCCAGGACGAGAACCTGGAGTTCGCCCGCTTCCACAACCTCCAGCAGCGCTGCCTGGAGCTGCTCTCCCATCCGGACTTGGAGTGGCTCCAGGAGCGCGTCATCGCGGACCTGGGCGCGGTGTGTGACGCGCAGAGCGCCGCGCTGTGGGTGGTGGACGACCGGGGAGACCTGGCGCTGCGCTCCTACCGGGGGCTGCTCGACAAGCAGTTCCTGCCAGAGAAGATGAGCCCGGAGGGGCCGCTGTCCCTGCGCCTGCGCGAAGCCGCTCCGTGGCTCGCGCGCGATGAGCGCTCGCCGGTGCTGTACGTGCCGCTGGTGGCCGCCGGGGAAGTGATGGGCCTGGCGCAGCTGTCGGATCCGCTCACCGGCGACTTCCGCCTGGAGCACACGCGCGACGCGAAGGTGCTGGCGGACTTCGCCGCGGTGGGCGTGAAGAACGGCCGCAAGTTGATGGCGCTCCAGCGCCTGGGCCTGCGCGACCGCGACACCGCCGCGTACAACCTCAGCTACTTCACCGACTACGCGTCCAAGGAGATCTACAAGGCGCGCAGGTACGGGCGCACGTTCTCGCTCCTGACCTTCAGCATCGACAACCTGCCGCTGGTGCGCGTGCGGCTGGGGGCGCAGGACGCGAAGAAGGCGGTGCGCGGCATCATCAAGGCGCTCAGTAAAATCATCCGCGACTCGGACGTCATCGCGAAGGCGAGCGACCAGGAGTTCTACCTCCTGCTGCCGGAGACGGACTTCTTCGGCGCGATGATGTTCGTGCGCCGCGCGGTCGCCGCCGTGCGCGACGAGCCGGACGTGCAGGACGTGGAGCAGCGCCTGCCGCTCGCGCTCGTGGGCGGTGCCAGCACGTTCCCCAAGGACGGCGAGGACTTCGACGAGCTGGTGCACCGCTGCCGCCGCCGCATGGACGAGCGCCGCGCGTCGCTCCAGCGCCGGCTGATGCTGGACGGGCTGCCGTTCTGGGACGAGGTGGACCTGCTGCTGGGCACGCCCAACAGCCCGCGCCTGCCCACGGACGACCGCGCGGAGCCCAGCCGCCGGGGCAAGGTGGCGGACGTGCTCTTCGACGAGCTCCAGGTGGAGATCGCCCGGGAGCTGGTGCGCGACCCGGGCTCGCGCGGGTTGCTCTACGTGGGCGGCCCGGAGATCCGCGCGGACCTGCCGCTCGCGGTGGGCCTGGAGCAGGCGCCGCCGGACCTGTCGTCCCGCATCTACCTGTTGGGCCGCCGCGTGGACCTGGAGTCGCACGCGGCGCTCACGCCGGTGTTCCTGGAAGGGGATGAGCGGGTGGCGCGCCACGAGTTCATCCTCTGGCTGTCGGAGAGTGCGTCGTACGCGCTCATCCAGCGGCGGGGGCGGGGCGCGACGTGGGGGTTCCACACCTCGGACACCGCGGTGGTGGACGGGCTCATCTCCAAGCTGCAGGCCGAATACGACCTGCAGCCCTACTGA